One part of the Marispirochaeta sp. genome encodes these proteins:
- a CDS encoding transposase → MRKSYNTAFKSKVALEAIKEQETIQQIALKYDVHPNQVSQWKKQLPDNLPATFERPNKKREEERRLEQERDQLLRTVGELTVVNEFLKKKHREYYGKDPE, encoded by the coding sequence ATGAGGAAGAGCTACAACACCGCATTCAAATCGAAAGTGGCACTTGAGGCTATCAAGGAGCAGGAGACCATACAGCAGATTGCACTTAAATACGATGTGCATCCGAACCAGGTATCGCAGTGGAAAAAGCAGCTGCCGGACAATCTTCCTGCGACTTTCGAGCGTCCTAATAAGAAGCGAGAAGAGGAGCGCAGGCTTGAGCAGGAGCGCGACCAACTGCTGCGAACTGTTGGAGAACTGACAGTTGTGAACGAATTCCTCAAAAAAAAACACCGCGAGTATTACGGGAAAGATCCGGAATGA
- a CDS encoding IS3 family transposase, translating to MIDPNHPELSIAQQCRTLEVTRSSYYRKGRDMRTETDLEDLTVILEYHKKVPFYGYRKVSRVLLPEHPHLTRKRVRRLMKRFGLRALYPGPNLSKARNDHKKYPYLLRGKQIRHPNQVWASDITYIGLPQGHVYLVAIVDLYSRKVLSWRLSNSMDPSFCVAALQEAIETYGVPAIFNTDQGSQFTSRAYLSVLEEHQVEISMDGVGRALDNVYVERLWRSLKYEDIYLRSYESMVELHHGIEHYFTFYNTERLHQSLEYRTPEEMHQSFATENPLPLAA from the coding sequence ATGATTGATCCGAACCATCCCGAGCTGAGCATAGCGCAGCAGTGTCGTACTCTTGAGGTCACTCGGAGCTCCTACTACCGCAAAGGCCGAGATATGCGAACAGAGACGGATCTGGAGGATCTCACAGTCATTCTGGAGTATCACAAGAAGGTCCCCTTTTACGGCTATCGCAAAGTATCACGAGTGCTGTTACCCGAGCATCCTCACCTGACCAGAAAACGAGTCAGGCGGCTGATGAAGCGTTTTGGACTGCGGGCATTATATCCTGGGCCAAATCTGAGCAAGGCACGCAACGATCACAAGAAATATCCGTATTTGTTGCGCGGTAAGCAAATACGGCATCCCAATCAGGTTTGGGCCAGTGATATCACCTATATTGGTCTTCCGCAGGGGCACGTCTATCTGGTGGCTATAGTGGATCTGTACTCTCGTAAGGTCTTGAGCTGGCGGCTTTCGAATAGCATGGATCCGTCATTCTGTGTTGCCGCGCTGCAGGAGGCGATCGAGACCTATGGGGTCCCGGCGATCTTTAACACGGATCAGGGTAGCCAGTTCACAAGCAGGGCCTACCTGTCGGTGTTGGAAGAACACCAGGTGGAGATCAGCATGGACGGGGTTGGCCGCGCACTGGACAATGTGTATGTCGAACGACTGTGGCGCTCATTGAAATATGAGGATATCTACCTGCGGTCATATGAGAGCATGGTGGAATTACATCATGGGATTGAACACTACTTCACGTTCTACAACACCGAACGGCTACACCAGTCGCTGGAGTACAGGACACCGGAAGAGATGCATCAATCATTCGCTACGGAGAACCCGCTGCCGTTGGCAGCGTAG
- a CDS encoding IS5 family transposase, giving the protein MAQQKGFFDEDFRLEKISKQGDPLRKLDEYINWEMFRPILKKAFRKEAKGPGGRPPFDYVMMFKILVLQRLYNLSDAQMQFHILDRLSFMRFLGLQINDTVPDEKTIWHFRETLTKKGKIEILFEKFRSFLMVKGVIAQSGNIVDASFVEAPKQRNSREENKEIKNRKTPESWNESKKRQKDTDAKWTSKGGKRHFGYKNHVKACKKSKLIKTYGVSDASVHDSQILEDLLEKDDSHHEVYGDSAYAGGPIKEILDTRNIRNRIHEKGYRNNPLTEKQKEKNRKKSKVRARVEHIFGFIHNSMNGSTLRSIGKQRAEAIIGLMNLTYNMNRYIQLQRI; this is encoded by the coding sequence GTGGCACAACAAAAAGGCTTTTTTGATGAAGATTTCCGTCTGGAGAAAATCAGCAAACAGGGAGATCCGCTTCGAAAGCTGGATGAATACATCAATTGGGAAATGTTTCGTCCGATCCTTAAGAAAGCCTTTCGTAAAGAAGCAAAAGGACCTGGAGGAAGACCTCCATTTGATTATGTGATGATGTTCAAAATCCTGGTGCTTCAAAGATTGTACAATCTCTCCGACGCTCAGATGCAGTTTCACATTTTAGACAGGCTTTCTTTTATGAGATTTCTGGGCTTGCAGATAAATGACACCGTACCGGATGAGAAGACCATCTGGCATTTTCGCGAGACCCTTACAAAGAAAGGGAAAATTGAAATTCTATTCGAAAAGTTTCGATCGTTTCTTATGGTGAAAGGGGTCATTGCTCAAAGTGGAAATATCGTCGATGCCAGCTTTGTTGAGGCGCCAAAGCAACGGAACAGTAGAGAAGAAAACAAAGAGATCAAAAACAGAAAAACTCCTGAGAGTTGGAATGAATCGAAGAAAAGACAGAAGGACACCGACGCCAAATGGACCAGCAAGGGCGGAAAACGGCATTTCGGGTACAAGAACCATGTGAAAGCATGTAAGAAATCCAAGCTCATAAAAACCTATGGAGTAAGCGATGCCTCTGTGCATGATTCCCAAATCTTAGAAGATCTTTTAGAAAAAGATGATTCCCACCATGAAGTGTATGGGGACTCTGCTTATGCCGGTGGCCCAATAAAAGAGATCTTAGATACCAGGAACATACGAAACAGAATACACGAAAAGGGATATAGAAATAATCCACTTACGGAAAAACAAAAAGAGAAAAATCGGAAGAAGTCCAAAGTGAGAGCTCGAGTAGAACATATATTCGGCTTTATACATAACAGCATGAATGGTTCAACGTTACGGTCCATAGGTAAGCAAAGAGCTGAGGCGATAATCGGACTCATGAATCTGACCTACAATATGAACCGGTACATACAGCTGCAAAGGATATAA
- a CDS encoding DDE-type integrase/transposase/recombinase encodes MDREKQEKIAVFRFGVIFPLVEKDLHEYWGEKERILKELVSKEWEIPYSKRTYISKATLLNWVKRYEDGGRKIEALFPESRGDRGRMRSISDEQIDALMRLRSENPKLSTPRLVEKAQGSGVFPPGAEVSMASIYRLLKIRKAKRQKSEQDMRKFEVQMSNDLWQSDCMHGPQIIINGKKRKTYLFAIIDDHSRLITHGQFYPAENLENYLDCLWTAMRKRGLPRKLYVDNGASFRAHRLQLGCAALEVGLKYARPYRPQGKGKIERFFRTVRMQFLPELNENLDLEKINELFARYIEHQYHQRIHGTTGQKPIDRYLADVKALRKAPDDLPEYFRKQEIRKVNKDRTVQLSGRLYEAPAGLVGMKVVLRYENTDRIEVFVDEKSRGFLKDLNQEVNSRIKRDRPDPSGPTITGGQLFERTAGGR; translated from the coding sequence ATGGACCGGGAAAAGCAGGAGAAAATCGCCGTATTTCGTTTTGGCGTCATCTTTCCGCTTGTGGAGAAGGACCTTCACGAATACTGGGGAGAAAAGGAGCGCATTCTTAAGGAACTGGTCAGCAAAGAATGGGAGATCCCGTACTCAAAGCGGACCTACATCAGCAAGGCCACTCTGTTGAACTGGGTAAAGCGCTATGAAGACGGCGGGCGTAAGATCGAAGCATTGTTCCCCGAAAGCCGCGGCGATCGGGGTAGGATGAGGAGCATCTCCGATGAGCAGATTGATGCGCTTATGAGACTTCGAAGTGAGAACCCAAAACTTTCTACGCCTCGGCTTGTAGAAAAGGCTCAGGGCTCAGGGGTGTTTCCGCCGGGCGCCGAGGTCTCCATGGCCAGTATCTACCGGCTTTTGAAGATCCGCAAAGCAAAGCGACAGAAGAGTGAGCAGGATATGCGGAAGTTCGAGGTGCAGATGTCCAACGATCTGTGGCAGTCGGACTGCATGCATGGCCCGCAGATCATTATCAATGGGAAAAAGCGCAAGACCTATCTGTTTGCCATCATCGACGACCACAGCCGACTGATTACCCATGGTCAGTTTTACCCGGCTGAGAACCTGGAGAATTACCTGGACTGCCTGTGGACAGCAATGCGCAAACGAGGGCTGCCAAGAAAGCTGTATGTGGACAATGGAGCCTCCTTCAGGGCCCACCGGCTACAGCTGGGCTGTGCAGCTCTTGAAGTTGGCTTAAAGTACGCCAGGCCGTATCGTCCCCAGGGGAAGGGAAAAATTGAGCGTTTTTTCCGTACCGTCAGGATGCAGTTCCTGCCAGAGCTGAATGAGAACCTGGACCTTGAGAAGATCAACGAATTGTTTGCCCGGTATATAGAACACCAGTACCACCAGAGGATACACGGAACGACCGGTCAGAAACCGATAGACCGATACCTGGCAGATGTGAAGGCGCTCAGGAAAGCACCGGATGACCTTCCTGAGTATTTCCGGAAGCAGGAGATCCGAAAAGTGAACAAAGACCGCACCGTGCAGTTGTCCGGACGACTCTATGAGGCTCCGGCCGGGCTTGTGGGGATGAAAGTCGTCCTGCGGTACGAGAATACCGACCGAATTGAAGTGTTCGTTGATGAGAAGTCACGGGGATTCCTGAAAGACCTCAATCAGGAAGTAAACAGTCGCATTAAACGCGATCGCCCAGATCCAAGCGGCCCGACTATAACCGGCGGACAGCTGTTTGAACGAACGGCGGGAGGACGATGA
- a CDS encoding AAA family ATPase, whose amino-acid sequence MMDSIRHHFGLKKDPFPQSMAVKDLYPLPALTPLEQRVFFAVGQKAIAVITGDVGSGKSTSLRYVASKFHQSEYELISIVGGNYSPMELYRQILLNFGVSYMSYQVSVMIARIREIILEIASRKVTPVLIIDEAHLLKRAVFTQLHTLAQFEFDSRPVMPMILCGQDLLLEHLMANAVRPLASRVLGRTHLEAIKMEVMEEYLNHHIRLSGSTSKIFSQEAIFAIHQGSGGLLRRANSLAKTALMASALEGGHTISAEHVRLAATEIL is encoded by the coding sequence ATGATGGATTCCATACGACATCACTTTGGATTGAAGAAGGATCCTTTCCCGCAGAGTATGGCCGTGAAGGATCTGTATCCGCTGCCTGCACTTACTCCCCTGGAACAGCGGGTGTTCTTTGCTGTGGGCCAAAAGGCGATAGCAGTAATCACCGGTGATGTAGGCTCCGGGAAATCTACCTCTCTGCGCTATGTGGCCAGCAAGTTCCACCAGAGCGAATATGAGCTGATTTCCATCGTCGGCGGCAACTACTCGCCGATGGAGTTGTACCGGCAGATTCTCTTAAACTTTGGCGTGAGCTATATGTCATATCAGGTGTCGGTGATGATCGCAAGAATCCGGGAGATCATTCTGGAAATCGCATCCAGAAAAGTCACACCGGTGCTTATCATTGATGAGGCTCACTTGCTCAAGCGTGCCGTGTTTACCCAGCTGCATACCCTGGCTCAGTTCGAATTTGATTCCCGTCCGGTCATGCCCATGATTCTCTGCGGTCAGGATCTTTTGCTTGAACACCTTATGGCGAATGCGGTACGCCCTCTTGCATCCCGGGTCCTGGGACGCACCCACCTGGAAGCGATCAAGATGGAAGTTATGGAAGAATACCTGAATCACCATATCCGCCTTTCAGGGAGCACCAGCAAGATATTCAGTCAGGAAGCGATCTTTGCCATCCACCAGGGATCCGGTGGCTTATTGCGTAGAGCCAATTCTTTGGCGAAAACCGCGCTTATGGCCAGTGCGCTGGAAGGGGGCCATACTATCTCGGCGGAACATGTCCGTCTCGCTGCAACAGAGATTCTGTAA